The Oxobacter pfennigii genome includes the window TGTTCAACAATTCAATTGTAAGCAAGCTTATGCTTATTCCGTCCATGGTTTTAAGAGGTGAGGTATGGAGGCTTATTACCTATATTTTAATCCCCCCGTCAGCATCAGTACTGTTCATATTCTTTACCCTGTATTTTTATTATATGGTGGGAACTGCACTGGAACAGTCATGGGGAAGCTTCAGATTAAATGTATATTATCTTATCGGAATGCTGGGCACCACAATAGCTGCATTCATAACGGGCGCCGGAACTACAGGTGTGTACTTAAACCTGTCACTTTTCTTAGCTTTTGCCCAGTTATATCCGAATTTTGAGATACTGGTATTTTTTATACTGCCTGTTAAAATAAAATATCTTGCCTG containing:
- a CDS encoding rhomboid family intramembrane serine protease, with translation MKWLDNLERKYGRYSIRNLTMYIVGLNGAVFLLMLFNNSIVSKLMLIPSMVLRGEVWRLITYILIPPSASVLFIFFTLYFYYMVGTALEQSWGSFRLNVYYLIGMLGTTIAAFITGAGTTGVYLNLSLFLAFAQLYPNFEILVFFILPVKIKYLAWLNWVYIAYTVLIEPVHLKLAAIVSVINFFIFFWDDIIQWYKMKRMVYKNRKRFFDEVNKGKDRWRR